Part of the Triticum aestivum cultivar Chinese Spring chromosome 4D, IWGSC CS RefSeq v2.1, whole genome shotgun sequence genome is shown below.
AGTTTAACTAGATGGCGGGTGTGATATTTAGTGATCTTCGAGTTGGATTGTGCTTGGACAGaatgaagaaaaaaactatatTATCCTCTTATACTCAACTATGCATCACATAGGGAAAGGTCCTCCACTCCCACTTTTCACTATTGTGAATTTGTGATCATGGTCTTGTTCCTCGGTGTTTCGGCGATAAAGCAACAATATGACAAATCTGCCTCATGGGAGGTGTGTCCCTGGTCACAGTACATTCAACGGTTTAAGATTCTCATGCTCTTTTGGTGGGTGACTCATGTGGCTATTCAAAATTTTGAGGTTAGTGTAGATATAGTCTTATGTGGTCCCTTTACTAGTGTATGGAAGCATCACAATGCGATTGGTGGGTGTTGAGATGATGATTTCAGAGTGTTGTAATTCAACTATCTAGTTTTTTAATGTTCTTAGCTTGTGGTTTTTATTTTATTGTTCTCTAATTTATTGTAAAGTTCCATTTAATATATTATATAAAGATAAATATTTGTTTATATAAAGAAAAAGATTACCACCATGGTGAACCATGGGCGAGCTAGCAGGTTAGGCCAAGTGGGCCGTAGCCTATCCTATATTTTGGAAGGAAAAAAAATGAACATTATGACTTCTTTCGCAGCCCAATAAAGAAAGCAATAAACTAAACTAGCTAGTGAGGCCCAGTATACAATGTCCATGCCCGACTGAATCAAAGGTGGCCAACGATCCGGCCCAGGCATGGCACACGCCTAAATAGGCTTGGCCGACACAAGGGGCGGCAGTTTTATAAGCGGGTCATGCCGGTGTGGGTCTCACCTCGGCGGATGAGCACGTCATGGAGGGCAAACGGGGCAGGCTTGGCACGACACATGTTCCGGCTGGCTAACGTGCTATTCGGCTTTTTGGGTTGTTTTTGTGTCATTTTTAGCCAATTGAGCCAACAACATggtaaaaattcagaaaaaaaaagttTTGTTTAAATAAACATGCCGTGACAGCCCATGGGCCTCACCTCGACGGACCAGCACTATATCGGGCCAGATTTCCCAGATGCGGCCCATCCAAACAGTGAAAAGCTGAGGTGGAGGCAGCGCACGACCGAGTTGTCAAAGCGAGTTTTCCCTGCAAAACTCTCGCCGCTGCGAGGAGGTTCCCAAAAAGCGAAGCGACCACCTCACCTCTCGCCGGAGATGCCGCCGGGGACCCCTCCGCCGTCGACGGAGGCGTGGACCTGGGAGAACGCCGGAGCCGGAGCGACCGCCGGCTTCGCCACCGTCGCCACCTTTCACCCGCTCGATGTCGTCCGCACCCGCTTCCAAGGTAATCCCCTCCCCCCCTAAGCCCTAGGAGACGCAGAGCCCGACCGGTAACCTTAACCCTGCTGCTCTTTTGCTGGTGTTTAGTGAGCGGCGGGAGAGGGTTGTCCGACTTGCCGCCGTACAGGAACACGGGACACGCTGTGTACACCATCGCACGATCTGAGGTGTGAATCCCTGtcacattttttgttttgttttcaattTTTCATCATTTGGTGGACCAAACCTCGGCCATAGCTTAAAACCTTAATTATATTGTATTTGTTTTTAATCCTGTTGATTTTCGGAAAATTTTGAATGCAAATCATTACAATATGCACTTATGCAGGTGGATTTTCCTGTAGCTGTTACTTCCTAGTTAATTTTCTCCTCTAATTTCATTGGAAATTCCTCGGAAGTTAGGAAGCCAACAATGTGTATGACAATCACCTGTACCTGGAAGCTTGGTTACCATTTATAGCAAACTAAATGACTAAAACCTTTTGTTGTAAGATCTTCAGGAATTTGGTTCTTCTGGTATTTGAATTATGAGGTATGCTGATCTGACTCCTTAATGTAGGGCCTGAGGGGACTTTATGCCGGATTTTATCCTGCAGTTCTGGGATCAACCGTTTCTTGGGGGCTATATTTCTTTTTGTAAGTTCCATTAGTTCATTCTGCCGAACTGTTGAATAGTTGTAGTGTGGAGCATTCAATGCTTTATTTATTAGTGAACTATACCAAAGTAAGCTGCTAATTTCAGAATTTAATTTCACTTGTTTCTTTTTCCTATCCTATATAAGGATCCTATGCTGCAGTTTACCGATTGGATGCTGCTTCCAGTAGTGCTGGCATTTTGACTAATGTTACGAATGTCTGTTTTGACAGTTACAACAGAGCTAAACAAAGATACTTGCAGGAGAAGGATGTTCAGCTCCGTCCTTTCGACCATCTTGCCTCAGCTGCAGAAGCAGGTGCTTTGGTTCGTACAGTAACTCCTGATCTAGTGTCTTTGTGATTTTGTCAGATTGGAGTTTAATGAAATCGGGTTAAAATGTAACTAGGCCTTTGATAGCTAGTCTAACCTTACATGTTTTCTGACTGCCAATATGTGTTAGTGTTATTTGTTCACCTCAATTGTCTTCATCAAAATATCATTTATTCATGACAAATGTATTTTTCTTGTGTTTATACAGGTTTGCCTGTTTACAAATCCCATATGGCTGGTGAAAACACGGATGCAACTACAAACTCCCGGGCATACTTCATCTTATTCTGGATTTTCTGGTAATATATGCTTACCGTACTTGTATTTTTATTTTCTAAGTATCATACAGCAAACATATCGTACTAGAGTTGtgaattgttttctgttgcaaatGAGTAACTTGTGCCATTCTTAGTTCTATCTGAAGCTGCTAAGATTAGTCTTATTTAGTTGAGCTCGTGTAAAAAAGATTGTTTCAAATCATTATAGCCATGAATTGTTTGTGTGCATCCTTGATGCCCATATTTCTTTCGGTCTATAGCTAGTACAAAATTTTGTGACCTTGCTTATTTGGTCGTTATGAAGCCAGATGCTTTGAGAACTATTCGGAAAGAGGAGGGATGGCGAGCACTTTATAGAGGGATCGGGCCTGGACTTTTGCTGGTATGCATCTTTTTTTTTTGCTGAAATGCTGTTTAGTATTGTGCTGCTTTTCATTACAATCCTACAAATTTAGTCATAAAACTATTATCCCCATGCTGTTTTAATTAGCTCTAGATACAGGAGTGCAATAACATGTAGCTGTCCTTGACTCAGAATTATATATGTTCTGTGACTTCAGTTCATTCTTTCTTGAATTTGTTAACCCAAATCTAGGTCTTACCACTACCATTCATGGTATGGATTGATTTTTTAAGTAGCACCCAAGTTTTAAGATGTTAGCATTCTATGCTTTTGTCTGAGGTGTGGCCTATCAGATTTAGCTACATGCTTTAGGTAATATCCTCTTGTGAGGCTCCAACTAGAGAATGTGGGACGTCTTATTATTTGGATCATAGCTAGTCATGTTTTCCTAGTGCTATCTTGATGTCGGAAAATCACCTTGTTATGGAGATTATTCTTACAGTTCTCAGCAAGAAAGGAATTAGGAAGGTCAGATAAACTGTTttatgttctactccctccgtcccataatataagagcgtttttcacACTAGTAGGGAGTAGTAGTTTATTTAATATACCTGTCAATGTCAGAATTTCCCGACGGTGCTTGTAGGAATTCGGTCGCTGTAAATTGTAATTGTGCTTAAGCAGAGGTTATGTCTATACTAGTTTCAATTAGTAAAGATGCATATGTTGTGGACTGTTGGGATAGTGACATTCTTAAGTATTTCTTCTGTTTTACTGTGATATCGTTGATGAATACATGCACTAATGTTTATTGATGTGCCGTCCTTGAAAGGTCACCCATGGCGCGATACAGTTCACTGCCTATGAGGAACTTCGCAAGGCTATGATATCTGCAAAAAGTAAACAAACAAGGGGAGATGACAAAGGCAGCGAAGATTTATTGGTAGGCACCTAGTGATTGCATGTGTGCTCAGACATTAAACATCTAGCTTAATTTACAGTATAGACATTCTTATGTTTTCCCTGGATAAGTCTGTTCAGAAATTTTCTTAAATTAGGTTGCTTAAACTTATGTATGACCATCCTTTGTGACATGATACAGCATGTGAACTGTGAAACATAGGAGGATGTCCTCACTTGTGAAGACCGTCAAGTAGTCAAATATAGGTGTTATGTAATATTGTTTCTTAGTGTCCCTATTCTGAACATCACTTACATACAAATTGCATGATGCATAAGCTGATTCAGGGCAATCAATATTCTTAGAACATTTAGGTAAAGTTATGTCTGCTTTCAAACACATTCTCTATCTGCTAGATGGGCAATTAATATTTCTGATATGCATTTGCCTTTGTTATCAACAGAACTCCGTTGATTATGCTGCACTTGGCGCTGGTTCAAAATTATCTGCTATTCTGCTTACTTATCCTTATCAGGCAAGATTTAACTTCTGTTTATTCTTATCAACTTCATAAATGGTTGCTGCCGTCTTACTATACATACCAACCATGTTTTTTTTTTGGATTTGCAGGTTATCCGAGCCCGCTTGCAGGTTGGTTTCAGATTTAAAGCTCTGCATCTCATTTCTTTGGAGTTTAGCAGCAATAATAATAGTTCTTGTCTGCAACTTTTCAGCAAC
Proteins encoded:
- the LOC123096023 gene encoding folate transporter 1, chloroplastic; amino-acid sequence: MPPGTPPPSTEAWTWENAGAGATAGFATVATFHPLDVVRTRFQVSGGRGLSDLPPYRNTGHAVYTIARSEGLRGLYAGFYPAVLGSTVSWGLYFFFYNRAKQRYLQEKDVQLRPFDHLASAAEAGALVCLFTNPIWLVKTRMQLQTPGHTSSYSGFSDALRTIRKEEGWRALYRGIGPGLLLVTHGAIQFTAYEELRKAMISAKSKQTRGDDKGSEDLLNSVDYAALGAGSKLSAILLTYPYQVIRARLQQRPGSDGIPKYSDSWHVVKETARYEGVRGFYRGITSNLLKNLPAASVTFVVYENVIKLFRATKEKT